The proteins below are encoded in one region of Megasphaera vaginalis (ex Bordigoni et al. 2020):
- a CDS encoding efflux RND transporter permease subunit — protein sequence MNLSALWIRRPVMTILVMITIFFFGLVSYQQLPVNDLPNVDYPGIQISASLSGASPETMASAVAQPLEKQLSTIAGVESMSSVSYTGKTTINMTFSLDRDIDGAANDVSAAISAASKKLPANMSSPPTFSKVNPADQPIMRYVISSKTMKPADIENYVQERLIPALSGINGVAQVQVLGSAQYAVRVRINPDKLASLGIGINEISSAISQANVNMPGGTIANGSTSYNINSSGQLFKAAEYNDLIIAYKDNNPVRIRDIGQAVDSNDNEKSLRTFITPDDTAQGVFISVYKQPGSNAVEVAQLVADKMKDVGDSLPQSLTVSELYNKTNYIKDSVRDVQWTLALTILLVIGVVFFFLGNWKSTIIPGITVPLALIGSFMVMKLCGFSLNNISLMALSLAVGFVVDDAVVVMENIVRRVEAGEDPKSAAFTGSKEIGFTVLSMTLSLVAVFIPILFMNGIVGRLFREFAVSIGVAILFSGFVSLTLTPLMCYHLVSRQRDGDKKGYLRLFNIGFDRLKGTYAKTLAAALNHPVKVFAATGMIFVLAAFLYTQIDKGFIPSQDMNNFNIKVQGADAASFDYMVDHEAQVDKIVQQIPGLRGALTNVGSPTSNAASINVSLVDKGSRQESVSQIISELRPKLAAIPGIKVSMSNPPAINIGSKQSSGTGQYTLTSSDPDLLYKAAADMEEKLAALPGILDVNSSMQISVPTLYFEIDRDKAAMLGISANQIQDALYSSFADRQVSTISTASNTYNVWLDLGKQYQSDPSMLQRLYIKPGTASNSSSGKSSAGKSTNTASGTISTTTSASSGDTSLSANLGNTASSGLVPLSSLGHFTEKTSSLSVSHSGQMPAVTLQFNLQPGYSIGSAAADIQKIAATALPAGVTGYFEGSASAYAASFANMGFLLLVTIFIIYVVLGILYESFIHPITILSALPLAGAGALIFLILFHMELDIYSYVGIIMLVGLVKKNGIMMIDFALSAQKREHLSAREAICEACQTRFRPIMMTTSAAILGALPIALGLGTGGEARQPMGVAVVGGLLVSQLLTLYVTPVFYVWLHGLQERFTKRASSR from the coding sequence ATGAATTTATCGGCATTATGGATCAGACGTCCGGTCATGACGATCTTGGTGATGATCACGATCTTCTTTTTCGGGCTGGTCAGCTATCAGCAGTTGCCGGTCAATGATCTGCCGAACGTCGATTATCCGGGGATTCAGATTTCGGCGTCCTTATCGGGAGCCAGTCCGGAAACGATGGCGTCTGCCGTGGCGCAGCCGCTGGAAAAACAACTGTCGACGATAGCCGGTGTGGAATCCATGTCTTCTGTCAGCTACACGGGGAAGACGACGATCAATATGACTTTTTCGCTGGATCGGGATATTGACGGTGCGGCAAATGATGTCAGCGCGGCGATTTCGGCGGCGAGCAAAAAACTTCCGGCCAATATGTCTTCGCCGCCGACATTTTCGAAGGTCAATCCGGCCGACCAGCCGATCATGCGGTACGTTATTTCTTCGAAGACCATGAAACCTGCAGATATAGAGAATTATGTGCAGGAGCGGCTCATCCCCGCCCTTTCCGGGATTAACGGCGTCGCGCAGGTACAGGTACTGGGTTCCGCGCAGTATGCCGTCCGGGTGCGCATCAATCCGGATAAACTGGCGTCGCTGGGGATCGGTATCAACGAAATCAGCAGCGCCATCAGTCAGGCCAACGTCAATATGCCGGGCGGTACGATTGCCAACGGATCTACCAGCTATAACATCAATTCGTCCGGGCAGCTGTTCAAGGCGGCAGAATATAATGACCTGATTATCGCTTATAAAGATAATAATCCCGTACGCATTCGAGATATAGGACAGGCCGTAGACAGTAATGACAATGAAAAAAGCTTACGGACTTTTATCACGCCGGATGATACGGCGCAAGGCGTGTTCATTTCCGTTTATAAACAACCGGGGTCCAATGCGGTAGAAGTAGCTCAACTGGTAGCGGATAAAATGAAAGATGTCGGCGATTCGCTGCCTCAAAGTCTGACCGTCTCCGAATTGTATAACAAGACCAATTATATTAAGGATTCTGTGCGGGATGTGCAATGGACGCTGGCATTGACGATTCTGCTGGTCATCGGTGTCGTTTTCTTTTTCCTCGGCAACTGGAAGAGCACGATCATTCCCGGTATTACGGTCCCGTTAGCGCTTATCGGCAGTTTTATGGTCATGAAGCTGTGCGGGTTTTCTTTAAATAATATTTCGTTGATGGCCCTGTCTCTGGCCGTCGGCTTTGTCGTAGACGACGCCGTCGTCGTTATGGAAAATATTGTGCGGCGCGTGGAAGCAGGGGAAGATCCCAAGTCCGCGGCGTTTACGGGTTCCAAAGAAATCGGCTTTACCGTGTTGTCCATGACGCTTTCGCTGGTAGCCGTCTTTATTCCCATCCTCTTTATGAACGGCATTGTCGGCCGCCTTTTTCGGGAATTTGCCGTCAGTATCGGCGTCGCCATTTTATTCTCCGGGTTTGTTTCCCTGACGCTGACCCCGTTGATGTGCTATCATCTGGTCAGCCGGCAGCGGGATGGCGATAAAAAAGGGTATCTTCGTTTGTTTAATATCGGTTTCGACCGGCTGAAAGGAACATACGCCAAGACTTTAGCCGCAGCGCTGAATCATCCTGTGAAAGTCTTCGCTGCGACGGGCATGATTTTTGTTTTGGCCGCTTTTTTATATACGCAGATCGATAAGGGGTTCATTCCCAGTCAGGATATGAACAATTTCAATATAAAAGTGCAGGGAGCTGACGCGGCGTCGTTTGACTATATGGTCGATCACGAGGCGCAAGTCGACAAAATCGTGCAACAGATTCCGGGATTGCGGGGAGCGCTGACGAATGTGGGATCGCCTACATCCAACGCCGCGTCCATCAATGTCAGTCTGGTAGATAAGGGCAGCCGACAGGAATCGGTCAGCCAGATTATCAGTGAGCTGCGCCCCAAACTGGCGGCGATTCCAGGCATAAAAGTGTCGATGTCCAATCCGCCTGCCATTAATATAGGCAGCAAGCAGAGTTCCGGAACAGGGCAGTATACGCTGACGAGTTCCGATCCGGACTTGTTATACAAGGCTGCCGCGGATATGGAAGAAAAACTTGCCGCGCTGCCCGGTATTCTTGATGTCAATTCATCCATGCAGATCAGCGTGCCTACGCTGTATTTTGAAATTGACCGCGACAAAGCCGCTATGCTGGGCATCTCGGCGAATCAGATTCAGGATGCGTTGTATTCGTCCTTTGCCGACAGGCAGGTCAGTACGATTTCTACGGCCAGCAATACGTATAATGTCTGGTTGGATCTGGGGAAACAATACCAGTCCGATCCATCTATGCTTCAACGGTTGTACATCAAACCGGGAACCGCCTCCAATTCCTCAAGCGGTAAAAGCAGTGCCGGTAAATCGACCAATACGGCTTCCGGTACGATTTCAACCACGACTTCGGCGTCTTCAGGAGATACGAGTCTCAGCGCCAATTTGGGTAATACGGCAAGCAGCGGTTTGGTGCCGCTGTCTTCGTTAGGCCATTTTACGGAGAAAACCAGCTCTCTATCGGTCAGCCATAGCGGCCAGATGCCGGCAGTAACCTTGCAGTTCAATCTTCAGCCGGGATATTCCATCGGCAGCGCCGCTGCCGATATTCAGAAAATCGCCGCCACGGCTTTGCCGGCAGGGGTAACCGGCTACTTTGAAGGCAGCGCTTCTGCCTACGCGGCTTCCTTTGCCAATATGGGATTTCTGTTGCTGGTGACGATCTTCATCATTTATGTCGTCTTGGGGATCCTTTATGAAAGCTTCATCCATCCGATTACCATCCTGTCGGCGTTGCCGTTGGCAGGGGCGGGCGCGTTGATCTTCCTGATTCTCTTTCATATGGAATTGGATATCTACTCGTATGTCGGTATTATCATGCTCGTCGGCCTGGTCAAAAAGAACGGCATCATGATGATTGATTTCGCCTTGTCGGCGCAAAAGCGGGAGCACTTATCGGCGCGGGAGGCGATTTGCGAAGCCTGTCAAACGCGGTTCAGGCCGATTATGATGACTACGTCGGCGGCGATTCTCGGAGCTTTGCCCATCGCCTTGGGTCTGGGAACCGGAGGGGAAGCCCGGCAGCCGATGGGCGTCGCCGTCGTTGGCGGCCTGCTGGTGTCACAGCTGCTTACCCTTTATGTGACGCCGGTCTTCTATGTGTGGCTTCATGGCTTGCAGGAACGATTTACAAAACGAGCCTCGTCACGGTAA
- a CDS encoding MFS transporter, protein MEKWKQNLWICCGAGFIVSIGMSQLAPMLPLYISTMGVTATDDIERWSGIIYGCNFISLAVFSPIWGRLSDRYGRKPMVMRASLWLSFIMAGMGLAQSVYQLAALRLAQGAMSGFQAAVIPLIAQESPKEHSGWALGMFFTCQVSGNLLGPLLGGWLSEIIGIRHTFFFIGFFCFLGFLALFRIHETVRPQVAEKARTLRETFRQLPQLQLIIGLFVTTLVMQFATMSIQPIITVYIHQLIGDTDHLALIAGAVFSAAGFASMLTASHIGGIADRAGSQKVLLFSLFLAGLSFILQGVAENPLELGILRFLLGIALAGMLPSVNNLIRQYTPALCLGRIYGFNQSAQFLGMFAGAVCGGQLAALIGIRHLFFVTAGLLLLNAFWCWRMVYRSVYD, encoded by the coding sequence ATGGAAAAATGGAAACAAAATTTATGGATTTGCTGCGGTGCAGGTTTTATCGTTTCTATCGGGATGAGTCAATTGGCGCCGATGTTGCCGCTTTATATTTCAACGATGGGGGTGACGGCGACAGACGATATTGAACGTTGGTCCGGTATTATTTATGGTTGTAATTTTATTAGTTTAGCCGTTTTTTCGCCGATTTGGGGGCGTTTATCAGATCGATATGGCCGTAAACCGATGGTTATGCGCGCCAGCTTATGGCTTTCCTTCATCATGGCGGGAATGGGATTGGCGCAATCGGTATACCAGTTGGCGGCGCTGCGGTTGGCACAAGGCGCGATGAGCGGGTTTCAAGCCGCCGTGATTCCGCTTATTGCGCAGGAATCTCCGAAAGAGCATTCCGGCTGGGCTCTGGGGATGTTTTTTACCTGTCAAGTCAGCGGCAATCTTTTGGGACCCTTGTTGGGCGGGTGGCTTTCGGAAATTATCGGGATTCGCCATACGTTTTTCTTCATTGGATTTTTTTGCTTTCTCGGTTTCTTAGCGCTCTTTCGGATTCATGAAACGGTGCGGCCGCAAGTTGCGGAAAAGGCACGGACATTACGGGAAACATTTCGTCAGTTACCACAGCTGCAACTTATTATCGGTCTGTTTGTTACAACGTTGGTGATGCAATTCGCAACGATGTCGATTCAACCGATTATTACGGTGTATATCCATCAACTGATTGGGGATACGGATCATTTGGCGCTGATTGCCGGCGCCGTTTTCTCGGCGGCGGGCTTTGCCAGTATGCTTACGGCTTCTCATATTGGCGGTATAGCTGATCGCGCAGGCTCTCAGAAGGTTCTCCTGTTTTCCCTGTTTTTGGCGGGACTGTCTTTCATTTTGCAAGGAGTCGCCGAAAATCCTTTAGAACTTGGCATTTTACGCTTCCTGTTGGGAATCGCCCTGGCCGGCATGCTGCCTTCGGTGAATAATTTAATTCGCCAATATACGCCGGCACTTTGTTTGGGGCGAATTTACGGATTTAACCAATCAGCCCAGTTCTTAGGTATGTTCGCCGGCGCCGTTTGTGGCGGTCAATTGGCAGCGCTTATCGGAATTCGGCATCTTTTCTTCGTAACGGCAGGACTGCTCCTGCTCAATGCGTTTTGGTGCTGGCGCATGGTTTACCGATCCGTTTATGATTAA
- a CDS encoding ABC-F family ATP-binding cassette domain-containing protein codes for MGSIKVQKLAKAFGVHTIFSDVSFELRRGERLGLIGANGAGKSTLLKCLIGEEDYDGGALITSDGESIGYLQQDISFHESVTLQQIVDAAWKDVHHLEEQLKRTEQAMQKMPDNTELINRYARLQDRFEWLGGFAYEAMTRKIIYGLGFTEQDMTRPVQGFSGGQKTRINLAKALVRRPDYLFLDEPTNHLDMAMLEWLESYLLSYGGGILIVSHDRYFLDKVTTGILELDQGTVTKYKGNYSRYVSQRQERRKTLESAYKKQQEHIKETEEYIRKYKAGIKAKQARGRQSQLERLERIELTAATTTLQFSFAPVEECGQKVLVLDNICGGYGENELFSHLSLLLRRGEAAALIGPNGAGKTTLVRMILGEKTATQGHITLGSRVHIGYFAQEHTDLHGPWSVLEELMQSFSYGEEEARSLLGRFLFRGDDVFKTVDSLSGGEQARLALLKLFLQGPNFLILDEPTNHLDIPTREILEQALLEFGGTYLIISHDRYFLDKITTRTLVLEDKKLKDYLGNYTYYREKEQEAVELSEKKRTEEPAKEAKKISPPAMAAPRNAAAKTPSYGTAQQIDKLEMKIAEWEATLKMYEFQMNQPEMQLNPNELTAINNEYMKVQDELEAAYEKWEALCDKQ; via the coding sequence ATGGGCAGCATAAAAGTACAGAAACTCGCCAAGGCCTTCGGCGTGCATACGATTTTTTCCGACGTCTCTTTTGAACTCCGGCGCGGTGAACGTCTCGGCTTGATCGGCGCCAACGGCGCCGGGAAGTCGACGCTTTTAAAATGTCTCATCGGAGAAGAAGACTATGACGGCGGCGCTTTGATTACTTCCGACGGCGAGAGTATCGGTTACTTGCAACAAGATATTTCTTTCCACGAGTCCGTAACGTTGCAGCAGATTGTCGACGCCGCGTGGAAGGACGTTCATCATCTTGAAGAACAGTTAAAACGGACGGAACAGGCGATGCAGAAAATGCCGGACAACACGGAGCTCATCAATCGCTATGCCCGCCTTCAGGATCGATTCGAATGGCTCGGCGGCTTCGCTTACGAAGCCATGACGCGAAAAATCATCTACGGACTCGGCTTTACGGAACAAGACATGACCAGACCGGTACAAGGCTTTTCAGGCGGGCAAAAGACACGAATCAATCTCGCCAAAGCCCTTGTTCGCCGACCGGACTACCTGTTTCTCGATGAGCCGACGAATCATCTTGACATGGCTATGCTCGAATGGTTGGAATCTTATCTCCTGTCCTACGGCGGCGGGATTCTGATCGTCTCGCACGACCGCTATTTCCTCGACAAAGTCACGACAGGCATATTGGAACTGGATCAGGGGACGGTTACCAAATATAAAGGCAATTACTCGCGTTACGTTTCGCAACGGCAGGAACGGCGCAAAACATTGGAAAGCGCCTATAAAAAACAACAGGAACACATCAAGGAGACGGAAGAATATATCCGCAAGTACAAAGCCGGCATCAAGGCGAAACAAGCCCGCGGCAGACAATCCCAGCTAGAGCGGCTGGAGCGGATCGAACTGACCGCTGCAACGACCACTCTCCAGTTTTCCTTCGCTCCCGTTGAAGAATGCGGCCAAAAGGTACTCGTCCTCGACAACATCTGCGGCGGCTACGGCGAAAATGAACTCTTCAGCCATCTGTCGCTGCTTCTGCGCCGTGGTGAAGCCGCCGCCCTGATCGGCCCTAACGGTGCAGGCAAGACGACGCTGGTCAGGATGATTTTAGGTGAAAAAACGGCAACACAAGGACACATTACATTAGGCAGCCGCGTGCATATCGGCTATTTCGCACAAGAGCATACGGATCTTCACGGTCCTTGGTCCGTCTTGGAAGAACTCATGCAGTCCTTCAGTTACGGTGAAGAGGAAGCTCGTTCCCTGTTGGGCAGATTTCTCTTCCGCGGCGACGACGTCTTTAAAACCGTCGACAGTCTCAGCGGCGGCGAGCAGGCCCGCCTGGCTCTCTTGAAACTGTTCCTGCAAGGACCGAATTTTCTCATTCTCGATGAACCGACAAATCATCTCGACATCCCGACACGGGAAATACTGGAACAAGCTCTCCTCGAATTCGGCGGCACGTACTTGATTATTTCCCATGATCGCTATTTTCTCGATAAAATAACGACACGCACCTTGGTACTTGAAGATAAAAAGCTGAAAGACTATCTCGGCAATTACACGTATTACCGGGAAAAAGAGCAGGAAGCGGTTGAACTGTCTGAAAAAAAGCGGACAGAAGAACCGGCGAAAGAAGCCAAAAAGATCTCACCGCCCGCCATGGCGGCCCCTCGAAACGCAGCGGCGAAAACGCCATCATACGGCACGGCACAACAAATTGACAAACTGGAAATGAAAATCGCCGAATGGGAAGCAACGTTGAAAATGTACGAATTCCAGATGAACCAGCCGGAAATGCAACTAAATCCGAACGAGTTGACCGCTATCAATAATGAATACATGAAGGTCCAGGACGAATTGGAAGCAGCCTATGAAAAATGGGAAGCCCTATGTGATAAACAGTAA
- a CDS encoding ArsR/SmtB family transcription factor, producing the protein MMEMKNQAMVKETAELLKVIAHPVRLCIVHGLWRNGRCNVSHMQSCLQEPQSTISQHLQKLRLAGIVTAERHGVEITYALADPVIKQVLSILFQGEAQKKGDD; encoded by the coding sequence ATGATGGAAATGAAAAACCAGGCCATGGTTAAAGAGACGGCGGAATTGTTGAAGGTTATTGCACATCCTGTGCGGCTTTGCATTGTGCATGGTCTGTGGCGCAACGGGCGCTGCAACGTATCGCATATGCAGTCCTGTTTGCAGGAGCCGCAGTCAACGATTTCACAACATCTGCAGAAGTTGCGTTTGGCCGGGATTGTAACGGCAGAGCGGCACGGCGTGGAAATTACGTACGCCCTGGCCGATCCGGTGATCAAGCAGGTATTGTCTATTCTATTTCAAGGAGAAGCGCAAAAAAAAGGAGATGACTGA
- a CDS encoding FAD-dependent oxidoreductase gives MKRYIIVGGVAGGASAAARLRRLDEDAQIILVERGPYISFANCGLPYYAGDVIKDRSRLLVQTVASVHGRFNIDVRTESTVVAVHTAKRTVSISHNGTVYEEPYDGLILSPGAVPLKPPIPGIDSEKILMVRTIPDIDKVRAMADRFAGTGSAAIIGGGFIGIEMAENLRRRGMETTVIEAAPHILAPFDTDMVLRAERELNEHGVGLLLQDGVQSFAEDGGKVVITTQSGRRLSVDFVVASIGIRPDTAFLRDSGIALNERGYIIVDETMATNTADVYAVGDAVQVRRLHSEMPLTVALAGPANHQGRIAANNLAGHAERYQGAQGTSIVNVFDLAFAATGENERALQARGQAYRSVRVYADNHAGYYPGSVKIAIKLLFAPDTGVVLGAQIYGADGVDKRIDVLATLLRQGGTVRDLAELELAYAPPFGSAKDAVNMAGFAAENVLDRLTQTVTYQEMQAAVANGAVLLDVRPDEGYVPAPIGQPLHIPLAQLRERLAELDRRKEYITTCKVGQNAYYGERLLRQHGFRVKSLQGGLMNIMDQRFTASPSAAPAGQERCAVVATDGAVPFDRDFDVTGISCPGPMLKLKEAMDMLPDGEVGRFTASDPGFWQDSEAWCRSTGNTVVHREKSNGQVKVWVRKGE, from the coding sequence ATGAAACGGTATATTATTGTCGGCGGTGTGGCCGGAGGTGCGTCGGCAGCGGCGAGACTGCGCCGATTGGATGAAGACGCGCAGATCATTTTGGTGGAACGGGGCCCCTATATTTCGTTCGCCAATTGCGGGTTGCCTTATTATGCAGGCGACGTCATCAAGGACCGTTCCCGTCTGCTGGTCCAGACCGTTGCGTCCGTACATGGTCGTTTTAACATCGACGTGCGGACGGAAAGCACTGTCGTCGCCGTTCATACGGCGAAGCGGACTGTGTCGATTTCGCACAACGGCACTGTCTATGAAGAACCGTATGACGGGCTGATCCTGTCTCCGGGCGCAGTGCCGTTGAAACCGCCGATTCCCGGTATTGACAGCGAAAAGATTCTTATGGTACGTACGATTCCCGACATCGATAAGGTACGCGCGATGGCTGACCGTTTTGCCGGAACGGGCAGCGCAGCCATTATCGGCGGCGGTTTTATCGGCATAGAAATGGCGGAGAACTTGAGGCGGCGCGGTATGGAAACGACGGTGATTGAAGCGGCTCCGCATATTTTGGCGCCGTTTGATACCGATATGGTTTTGCGGGCTGAACGGGAATTAAATGAGCATGGCGTCGGTTTGCTTTTGCAGGATGGCGTGCAGTCCTTTGCCGAAGACGGCGGTAAAGTGGTTATTACGACGCAGAGCGGGCGGCGCCTGTCCGTCGATTTTGTCGTCGCGTCTATCGGTATTCGTCCAGATACGGCGTTTCTCCGCGACAGCGGTATCGCCTTGAATGAGCGGGGATATATTATTGTTGATGAGACGATGGCAACGAATACTGCTGACGTTTACGCCGTCGGTGACGCCGTTCAGGTGCGCCGCCTTCATTCCGAAATGCCGTTGACGGTGGCGTTAGCGGGGCCGGCTAATCACCAGGGGCGTATTGCCGCCAATAACCTTGCCGGCCATGCCGAACGTTATCAGGGAGCGCAGGGAACGTCGATCGTTAACGTCTTTGACCTGGCTTTTGCCGCTACCGGTGAAAATGAACGGGCTCTGCAGGCGCGAGGACAGGCGTACCGTTCCGTGCGGGTTTACGCTGATAATCATGCCGGCTATTATCCCGGCTCCGTTAAGATCGCCATCAAGTTACTGTTTGCGCCGGATACGGGCGTCGTCTTGGGGGCGCAGATCTATGGCGCTGACGGTGTCGATAAGCGCATTGACGTTTTGGCTACGTTGCTGCGTCAAGGCGGTACCGTACGTGATCTGGCCGAATTGGAACTGGCCTATGCACCGCCTTTCGGCTCCGCCAAAGATGCCGTCAATATGGCCGGCTTCGCGGCGGAAAACGTGTTGGACCGATTGACGCAGACCGTTACGTACCAGGAAATGCAGGCTGCCGTCGCCAATGGGGCCGTTCTCCTCGATGTTCGTCCTGATGAAGGCTATGTACCCGCTCCGATCGGGCAGCCGCTGCATATACCGCTGGCGCAGCTGCGGGAACGGCTGGCCGAACTGGATCGGCGTAAGGAATATATCACGACTTGTAAAGTCGGACAGAATGCGTATTACGGCGAACGACTTTTGCGTCAGCACGGTTTCCGCGTGAAAAGCCTGCAAGGCGGCCTGATGAATATTATGGACCAGCGTTTTACCGCCAGTCCCTCCGCCGCGCCGGCCGGGCAGGAGCGCTGTGCAGTCGTTGCAACTGATGGCGCCGTTCCCTTCGACCGGGACTTTGACGTGACGGGAATCTCCTGCCCGGGACCGATGCTGAAGCTCAAAGAGGCCATGGATATGTTGCCTGATGGCGAAGTCGGTCGATTTACCGCTTCTGATCCGGGGTTCTGGCAAGACAGCGAGGCTTGGTGCCGGTCAACGGGAAATACGGTAGTCCACAGGGAAAAGAGCAACGGCCAGGTCAAGGTCTGGGTGCGCAAGGGGGAGTAA
- a CDS encoding DsrE/DsrF/DrsH-like family protein, with protein sequence MTAAALPGVKDDKTIIVFSGDFDKVMAAFVIANGALAMGKKVTMFFTFWGLNAIRKPQRTGIRKKLLETMFEWMMPRGSRNLKLSNMNMLGIGTKLMRKIMADKNISSLEELIAGAQAQGVRILACQMSMDAMGLRREELLDGVETVGVGTFLGASEEGNMTLFI encoded by the coding sequence ATGACGGCTGCTGCACTGCCCGGAGTGAAAGACGATAAGACGATTATCGTTTTCAGCGGTGATTTCGACAAGGTGATGGCCGCTTTCGTCATTGCCAACGGAGCGTTGGCGATGGGCAAAAAGGTAACCATGTTCTTTACCTTTTGGGGGCTTAATGCGATCCGCAAGCCTCAACGGACGGGAATCAGAAAAAAATTGCTGGAAACGATGTTTGAATGGATGATGCCGCGCGGCAGTCGCAACCTGAAACTGTCGAACATGAATATGTTGGGAATCGGCACCAAACTGATGCGCAAGATCATGGCCGATAAAAACATTTCGTCATTGGAAGAGCTCATTGCCGGTGCGCAGGCACAGGGGGTCCGTATTCTGGCTTGTCAGATGTCGATGGACGCGATGGGACTGCGGCGGGAAGAACTGCTCGACGGGGTGGAAACGGTCGGCGTCGGGACCTTCTTGGGCGCCTCGGAAGAGGGGAACATGACGTTGTTTATTTAA
- the ychF gene encoding redox-regulated ATPase YchF, translated as MSTNLEVGIVGLPNVGKSTLFNAITKAGAEAANYPFCTIEPNVGVVEVPDKRIQILTDMYVPKKTIPAVMRFVDIAGLVAGASKGEGLGNKFLSHIRETDAIAEVVRCFEDSNITHVDGSIDPLRDIETINTELCLADLETTQKRADRITKIAQCGDKNAKAELAVVQKVLTALENGESARKAALTKDELPLIKELNLLTLKPVLYIANVAEEEVATAAENPFVQKVVAFAKAEGAQVVAVSAKIESEIAELPADEAAMFLEELGLPEAGLDKLIKAAYALLGLINFFTAGADEVRAWTITDGTKAQKAAGKIHTDIERGFIRAEIVSYEDLIACGSEQAAKEKGLIRLEGKDYVMQDGDVTYFRFNV; from the coding sequence GTGAGCACCAATCTTGAAGTAGGCATTGTCGGCTTGCCGAATGTCGGCAAGAGTACCCTTTTCAATGCCATCACCAAGGCCGGAGCAGAAGCGGCCAATTATCCGTTCTGCACAATTGAACCGAATGTCGGCGTCGTAGAAGTTCCGGATAAACGGATTCAGATTCTGACCGACATGTATGTGCCGAAAAAAACGATTCCCGCCGTCATGCGTTTTGTCGACATTGCCGGGCTCGTCGCCGGCGCGTCAAAAGGAGAAGGCCTGGGCAATAAATTTTTGAGCCATATCCGTGAAACCGACGCCATTGCCGAAGTCGTCCGCTGCTTTGAAGATTCCAATATTACCCATGTGGACGGCTCCATCGATCCGCTCCGCGATATAGAAACAATCAATACGGAGCTCTGTCTCGCCGACCTGGAAACTACGCAAAAACGGGCCGACAGGATCACCAAGATCGCCCAATGCGGCGATAAGAACGCCAAAGCGGAGCTGGCCGTCGTGCAGAAAGTCCTGACGGCACTGGAAAACGGAGAATCTGCCCGCAAAGCGGCCTTGACCAAAGACGAACTGCCGTTGATCAAGGAACTCAATCTGCTGACATTAAAGCCGGTCCTCTACATCGCCAATGTCGCCGAAGAGGAAGTGGCAACGGCCGCTGAAAATCCGTTTGTCCAAAAGGTAGTCGCCTTCGCCAAAGCGGAAGGAGCCCAAGTCGTTGCTGTTTCCGCTAAAATCGAATCGGAAATTGCCGAACTGCCTGCCGACGAAGCGGCCATGTTCTTGGAAGAACTGGGGCTGCCCGAAGCGGGACTGGACAAATTGATCAAAGCAGCCTACGCGCTCCTCGGGCTGATCAATTTCTTTACCGCCGGCGCCGATGAAGTCCGCGCCTGGACCATCACCGACGGTACGAAAGCGCAGAAAGCGGCAGGCAAGATTCACACTGATATTGAACGCGGGTTTATCCGCGCCGAAATCGTCTCCTACGAAGATCTCATTGCCTGCGGCAGCGAACAGGCCGCCAAAGAGAAAGGCCTTATCCGTCTCGAAGGAAAGGACTACGTCATGCAAGATGGCGATGTCACGTATTTCCGTTTCAACGTCTGA